The following proteins are co-located in the Nonlabens ponticola genome:
- the ung gene encoding uracil-DNA glycosylase produces the protein MSVNIEPSWKEMLREEFNKEYFEQLIAFVKQEYERTTCYPPGKKIFAAFDRTPFEKVKVVIIGQDPYHGPGQANGLCFSVADGVPKPPSLINIFREINQDLKIPIPASGNLERWADQGVLLLNTVLTVEKRQAGSHQKKGWEIFTDRVIKLLSDERENLVFLLWGGFAKGKAKLIDEKRHFVLTTGHPSPLSANRGYWFDNKHFSRCNRYLQERGMKPIDW, from the coding sequence ATGAGCGTAAACATAGAACCCAGCTGGAAAGAAATGCTGCGAGAGGAATTCAATAAGGAATATTTTGAACAACTTATTGCATTTGTAAAACAGGAATACGAGCGTACTACATGCTATCCTCCTGGAAAGAAGATTTTTGCAGCTTTTGATCGCACGCCTTTTGAAAAGGTAAAGGTCGTCATTATAGGGCAAGATCCCTATCATGGTCCAGGTCAGGCAAATGGACTATGCTTTTCAGTAGCAGATGGTGTTCCCAAACCTCCATCACTTATCAATATCTTTAGGGAAATCAATCAGGATTTAAAAATACCTATTCCAGCAAGTGGTAATCTTGAGCGCTGGGCAGATCAAGGTGTATTACTGCTCAACACCGTACTCACTGTAGAAAAAAGACAAGCCGGAAGCCACCAGAAAAAAGGTTGGGAAATCTTTACTGATAGGGTTATAAAATTGTTAAGCGACGAGCGTGAGAATCTTGTATTCTTGCTTTGGGGTGGATTTGCCAAAGGAAAAGCTAAACTCATTGATGAAAAAAGACATTTTGTGCTCACCACAGGTCATCCATCACCATTAAGCGCTAACCGTGGTTACTGGTTTGACAACAAGCATTTCTCAAGATGTAATCGCTACCTGCAAGAACGAGGTATGAAACCTATTGATTGGTAA
- a CDS encoding endonuclease MutS2 produces MRKISRKTTEDLEFNTVIDQASAYCVTDDGRDLLKKLQPFASSNKVLRSLDFTHEYLQSFSSDYSIPNHGFDPIDKELQLLGIDNSTLEKESIRRLVQLPRTVNDHIKFFKKTREHFERLYERTTNLEYNTAVPDQVDQVMDRFGEIKDDASPILKDVRRQMNTVRGELNGSFGAALSHYLKLDYLDDIRETVVDNRRVLAVKSMHRRKVKGKIMGSSKTGSISYIEPERVLKLSRKLTELEIEEHEEIQRILKELTNFLRLFIPKFEQQRSYLAETDTIAAKAKYARKINALLPIMVQHKELELVDAYHPLLLIANRERDEKTYPQTIRLDVDNRIIVISGPNAGGKSITLKTVGLLQLMIQSGMLIPVHEKSRVCIFKQVMTDIGDNQSIDNHLSTYSYRLKNMRGFLRKADDNTLFLIDEFGTGSDPELGGALAESMLEELYARKSYGIITTHYTNLKMLANELPEMNNANMLFDSQSLEPIYQLQLGEAGSSFTFEVAQKNGIPFSLINKAKKKVERGKIRFDKSIAALQKERSHLRKNNESLREREMKATQKANKLDDTQERIQQKLEDFQELYDTYQRHIQLGKKFDQLASDYNKNKKKRQLLDELMKLVITENVKRQPPPKKKTAAAKDKGRQKQAENELIQKATKIRKEKKTVNKPAIENPKPKVNFKVNDRVRLIDSRSVGTIDNIEKGKATVNYGMFTTLVSVEQLEPVK; encoded by the coding sequence ATGAGAAAAATATCACGCAAGACCACTGAAGATCTTGAATTTAATACAGTAATTGATCAGGCGAGCGCCTATTGCGTCACAGACGATGGTCGAGATCTTTTAAAAAAGCTACAACCATTTGCTTCTAGCAATAAAGTCCTGCGATCACTGGATTTTACTCATGAATACCTGCAGTCATTCTCATCAGACTACTCCATTCCTAATCATGGATTTGACCCTATTGATAAAGAACTACAGCTGCTGGGCATTGATAACAGCACGTTGGAAAAGGAATCTATACGCAGGCTGGTTCAACTGCCTAGAACGGTAAACGATCACATCAAATTTTTTAAGAAAACTCGAGAGCATTTTGAGCGTTTGTATGAGCGCACGACAAATCTTGAGTATAACACCGCAGTTCCAGATCAGGTAGATCAGGTCATGGATCGATTTGGCGAGATAAAGGATGATGCATCACCCATTCTCAAAGATGTACGCAGGCAAATGAATACGGTGCGTGGCGAGCTTAACGGTAGCTTTGGCGCTGCTTTATCTCATTATCTCAAACTTGATTATCTGGACGATATCAGAGAAACAGTGGTAGATAATCGTCGCGTTCTCGCTGTAAAATCTATGCATAGACGCAAAGTAAAGGGTAAGATTATGGGCAGCTCAAAAACCGGTAGCATCTCATACATTGAGCCAGAGCGCGTGTTAAAGCTTTCGCGAAAGCTAACAGAATTAGAGATTGAGGAGCACGAGGAAATTCAACGTATCCTTAAAGAGTTAACCAATTTCCTGAGGTTATTCATCCCAAAATTTGAACAGCAACGCAGCTACCTAGCAGAGACCGACACCATTGCTGCCAAAGCGAAATATGCACGCAAAATCAATGCGCTGCTACCTATAATGGTACAACATAAAGAATTAGAATTAGTTGATGCCTATCACCCATTGTTGCTTATTGCCAATCGTGAGCGAGATGAAAAGACCTACCCGCAAACCATACGATTAGATGTCGACAATAGAATCATCGTTATTTCTGGACCTAATGCTGGTGGTAAATCCATCACGCTCAAAACAGTAGGTTTATTGCAATTAATGATTCAATCAGGAATGTTGATTCCAGTTCATGAGAAAAGTCGAGTTTGTATTTTTAAACAGGTGATGACTGATATAGGAGATAATCAAAGTATTGATAATCATTTGAGTACCTACAGTTATCGACTTAAAAACATGCGTGGTTTTCTGCGCAAGGCTGATGATAATACGTTATTTTTAATTGACGAATTTGGAACTGGATCAGATCCAGAATTAGGTGGTGCTCTGGCCGAAAGCATGCTGGAAGAATTGTACGCACGCAAGTCCTATGGTATCATCACGACGCATTATACAAATCTAAAGATGCTGGCCAACGAGTTGCCAGAAATGAATAATGCTAACATGTTGTTTGACAGCCAATCGTTAGAGCCTATATATCAGTTACAATTGGGTGAAGCTGGTAGCTCCTTTACATTTGAAGTAGCACAAAAAAACGGTATCCCATTTTCATTGATCAATAAGGCCAAAAAGAAAGTGGAACGTGGCAAAATACGTTTTGACAAATCAATTGCCGCACTGCAAAAAGAGCGTTCACACCTGCGTAAAAACAATGAATCATTGCGTGAACGCGAGATGAAGGCCACACAAAAAGCTAATAAGCTAGACGATACACAGGAACGCATCCAGCAAAAGCTAGAGGATTTTCAAGAGTTGTACGACACGTATCAACGTCATATTCAATTGGGGAAAAAGTTTGACCAGTTAGCTAGTGATTACAATAAGAACAAGAAAAAACGACAGTTGCTGGATGAACTAATGAAACTTGTCATTACCGAGAATGTCAAACGTCAACCACCACCAAAAAAGAAAACGGCTGCAGCCAAAGATAAGGGCAGACAAAAACAGGCTGAAAACGAACTGATCCAAAAGGCAACCAAAATACGTAAGGAAAAAAAGACGGTAAATAAGCCAGCTATAGAAAACCCTAAACCAAAAGTGAATTTTAAAGTAAATGATCGCGTGCGTTTGATCGATTCACGATCAGTAGGAACTATAGACAATATCGAAAAAGGAAAAGCTACCGTGAATTACGGTATGTTTACTACGCTCGTGAGTGTAGAACAATTAGAACCTGTGAAGTAA
- a CDS encoding thiol-disulfide oxidoreductase DCC family protein, with translation MEKQIVLFDGVCNLCNKAVTFIIERDKKNVFNFGALQNEKGKALLNKYDIDPEETDSIILIKNDKAYIKSTAALHIAKNLSGGWPLLYTFIILPKFIRDSIYDWVARNRYGWFGKKDNCMIPNADLRSKFIDN, from the coding sequence ATGGAAAAGCAAATCGTACTTTTTGATGGAGTGTGTAACCTATGTAATAAGGCAGTAACTTTTATTATTGAACGTGATAAAAAGAATGTATTCAACTTTGGTGCCCTGCAAAACGAGAAAGGAAAAGCGCTTCTCAATAAATACGACATTGATCCTGAAGAAACGGACAGTATCATTTTGATAAAAAATGACAAGGCATATATCAAATCAACAGCGGCTCTTCATATAGCTAAAAACCTTTCTGGAGGCTGGCCACTACTCTACACATTTATCATTCTGCCTAAGTTCATTCGTGATAGTATCTATGATTGGGTGGCACGCAATAGATATGGATGGTTCGGTAAAAAGGACAACTGCATGATCCCAAATGCTGACCTACGTTCAAAGTTTATTGATAACTAA
- a CDS encoding OmpA family protein gives MKRFLFSFLLFAVYLSACIAILNYSLENKILDLDAIKTSDATEITRDQDVSTYKSVIDPEITVNDQEDKVNSVPTTDSLVLDNPDALEQAQGSLATVDVENDDLPYVDDQQTVQVLQGDGYFNITLPDGSNLLECQDYTIVYRNKSKVKIPYSCREYGLAIRAYLRENPQSKLKITTFHDDKESEQIGEARADYIIKLLTGVGIEESSMVAVVKKANLDIAKGYATGGVNLELFDSSIPEVEKNAKFPTNDVDEPINRRKTLLAQKFSSGFQGVYYYGDTRFTSYLSQVKSILRSNPSAQVYVYSYAEKSGDSKENYAVTRDNASTARKLMIQNGIDKTKIEAVAQGEKSSGTSGTNQCIILVVK, from the coding sequence GTGAAACGTTTTCTGTTCAGTTTTCTATTATTTGCCGTTTATCTGTCGGCATGTATAGCGATTCTTAATTACAGTCTAGAAAATAAGATTCTAGATCTGGATGCAATTAAAACCAGTGACGCAACTGAAATCACTAGAGATCAAGATGTATCGACGTATAAATCTGTGATTGATCCAGAGATAACAGTAAATGATCAAGAGGATAAAGTAAACTCTGTCCCGACCACAGACTCATTGGTTTTAGATAATCCGGATGCGCTTGAGCAGGCACAAGGTTCTTTAGCAACCGTTGATGTGGAGAACGATGATTTACCTTACGTGGACGACCAGCAGACCGTTCAGGTGCTTCAAGGTGATGGGTACTTCAATATTACCTTACCTGATGGCAGCAATCTATTGGAATGTCAAGATTACACCATCGTATATCGTAATAAATCAAAAGTAAAAATACCTTACTCATGCAGAGAATATGGTCTGGCCATCAGAGCGTATTTGAGAGAGAACCCTCAAAGCAAATTAAAGATTACTACATTCCACGATGATAAGGAAAGCGAACAAATAGGCGAGGCTCGTGCAGATTACATTATAAAATTACTTACAGGAGTAGGTATAGAAGAATCTAGTATGGTGGCTGTGGTGAAGAAAGCAAATCTTGACATAGCAAAAGGATATGCCACAGGTGGCGTTAATCTCGAATTATTTGACTCTAGTATTCCTGAAGTTGAAAAGAATGCTAAATTTCCAACGAATGATGTAGACGAGCCAATTAACAGACGTAAGACATTACTGGCTCAAAAGTTCTCTTCTGGATTTCAGGGTGTTTATTATTATGGAGATACTAGATTTACATCCTATTTGTCACAGGTGAAAAGCATATTACGTTCCAATCCTAGCGCACAGGTTTATGTCTATAGCTATGCTGAAAAATCTGGTGATAGTAAAGAAAATTATGCCGTAACCAGAGATAATGCGAGCACTGCTAGAAAGCTCATGATTCAAAATGGTATTGATAAAACCAAAATTGAAGCGGTCGCACAAGGCGAAAAATCCAGCGGTACTTCTGGAACTAATCAATGCATCATTCTAGTTGTAAAATAA